Part of the Athalia rosae chromosome 2, iyAthRosa1.1, whole genome shotgun sequence genome, TGATTTATATGTTTTAGATAAATTCTGGAAATGTTCCTCAATGCTACATGTTTTGCTATGTTGTTCTTAGGTAATGGCTTTTTATAATGAGCCACAGTGGGCTGTGGTAGGAGATACATTTCCAGTAGGATGCGCTTGGGGAGATAACATAGTTTACAGAGACTCCAGTTTCGACGACAATCCTGATGGCAAGGATAGTCGTTATAAGTAAGCTATTCCTTTCAATATAAGCCCGATAGATTATCCTACCTCCAAGCAGTATGACATTCGAATGAAAGATGCTTATCCCTTTGGCTTCTGGTATATCTCAAGCAAATGTCTTTAAAGAATTAATTGGATAGTGAAACATGAAAACATGATTCTAGCACAAAGTATGGAATGTACCAGCCCAAGTGTGGTCTAGATAATCTGATGATGTCGTGGGGACATGATGAGTTCCTCTATCGAGTGCTCAAACATAACAAGACAAAATTACCTGATGAGGCTCTAACTATGATACGCTATCATTCATTTTACCCTTGGCATGCAAGCGGAGACTATTCATACTTCTGCACGGAAAAAGACATGGAAAATCTGAAATGGGTTCTGGAGTTCAAGTGAGTTTCAGTGCCTTACAATTATCACTAATGCACTAGCACTATGTATACCATATTCTACAGATAGATTATAACGATGACGCTAGTCATTGTTAGACCTGGGTAGCATTCTCTCTACTATCATTTACTGAAAAATCAgtatgtacatttttattactGTTTGCAGCAAATATGATCTTTACACAAAGAGCGACAGTGTCCCTGATATTGAAAAACTGTGGCCATATTATGAGGGGCTCATAGAAAAGTACCTTCCTGGTCTGATCGAATGGTGAACAGAGATCCTTCATGACCTTCCTGTCCTGTCCTGTTGTCGCTgccggaaaattcgaaattcgactTCAAAAGATGAATTTATCgtcttttaaattttatacaagTACATACATGCTAATTgtgtttgaatatttatataataaaatgacCTATACTTCTGCGCATCCTGTTAGTACCACATCAATTTTGTGTAGTCCTTTTAGCAACACAGTCAAAGCAAcaaaccaataaaaaaaaaattaaacgaaacttTTGTAGATAACTCACCGGAATTCCGTCTGTTTTATTCACGTATACTGAAAAGATTAGGATTAATGGGAAAACTTTGGCTCTTGTATTCGTAAATATAATGATGCTGGGAATTAATGGACATTCCGGAActctataaataaatgaaatgataaaaagtgTTTACTTgacctttttttaattttgcccAATGAAGGTGACCGTAATTTGGAGTATGTGACGTCTTGAAGTTCAATTCGTCGGTTTATTAAACGGGCGAAGCTACGTTCGCTACGATTGgccaaaatttaaaaaagatggaaaaaaattatttagtaATACGGCACGATTTCTTCCGCTTCGTCATTTTAAATCGATTCTCGATTGTCACAAGAGACGTAGGACCGAAGTGAAGAAGTTCGACGCGTGCTGGTAGCGTGTGATAAACAGTAAAGAGAACCGATATAACAAGTATTTCGATTAATTCGTTCGTCCGAGTAGACAGAATAATAACCAGCGAAACCTGTGCTAAGGTTTCTGCGTCAGCGGCTTCTATTTATCCGTTTCCCCAGAAAAATCTTTATCTCGTGGCGCGCAGCCCGCCAAAACACCGGCAAACAAATATGGCTCCGCGCAAAAACGCAAAACGTGTCGAAGATGAACCCATCGAAACGGCGGCCGAAGCAGGCGACATAACgccaccaaaaaaaaagaaaaatgtaataaaattagCCGTAGTAGccgaagaattgaaagaagtAAGGTATCCCAGAgcggcgaaaaataaaaaacccgAACCAATCGAGGCCGCTGTTGCGCCTGTTAAAAAACCGACAAAACCTAAAGCGGCAAAGAAGGCAGATGATGCTGATCCCGaggaagagacaaaaaaaccTCGCAACAAGGGAGCTCCAAAAAAGGCTCAAAATTCGATGGAAGAACCAAAAGGTATCAGAAACTGTATAATTCTTAATTGCTGTGGGTACTTTTCATTGCTACGCCAGCAAGTGCAGCGGTGTACCTACGCACCTACAATAAAATAGATATAGTAATAAGTAATGTACACTGCAATACTGAACAAGTGATTTAACCAGGTCATTCGCTACTCAATACTCAAACTCAATCATCATTGTCAATATTCTCTCCTCTGCAGATTCTCTGCAATCAGTATCGTTACTACCAAATACATGCAGAGACAATTAACCATTTGATGAAGTGACTTCCAtctgatttttaataattaaaaatgtttTGAATCATTTGGCTTGCTCAGACctgtaattttctctttcttgatCAGTG contains:
- the LOC105692044 gene encoding inositol oxygenase isoform X2, whose translation is MHTHQTVEFVRSRMADWLRFNKLKMTVKDALIKLNDLVDESDPDSDLPNIVHAFQTAERIRADHPDQDWFHLTGLIHDLGKVMAFYNEPQWAVVGDTFPVGCAWGDNIVYRDSSFDDNPDGKDSRYNTKYGMYQPKCGLDNLMMSWGHDEFLYRVLKHNKTKLPDEALTMIRYHSFYPWHASGDYSYFCTEKDMENLKWVLEFNKYDLYTKSDSVPDIEKLWPYYEGLIEKYLPGLIEW
- the LOC105692044 gene encoding inositol oxygenase isoform X1 — encoded protein: MSTEVLSHGSTTTILDPSEHLRPEPVYAGKLVNQFRDYSVDPADPIKERVRKTYYDMHTHQTVEFVRSRMADWLRFNKLKMTVKDALIKLNDLVDESDPDSDLPNIVHAFQTAERIRADHPDQDWFHLTGLIHDLGKVMAFYNEPQWAVVGDTFPVGCAWGDNIVYRDSSFDDNPDGKDSRYNTKYGMYQPKCGLDNLMMSWGHDEFLYRVLKHNKTKLPDEALTMIRYHSFYPWHASGDYSYFCTEKDMENLKWVLEFNKYDLYTKSDSVPDIEKLWPYYEGLIEKYLPGLIEW